A genomic window from Diorhabda sublineata isolate icDioSubl1.1 chromosome 8, icDioSubl1.1, whole genome shotgun sequence includes:
- the LOC130447796 gene encoding uncharacterized protein LOC130447796 codes for MDKEFGLLLILPIVVCVQVTNHPVYKFRYETEDLMKTAASNLPVRGYHVVEGGYYPQIGAAGGGFGFAGSPLGNQAFSGQFLGPNVALGQAVPLGTTFGGQIIPQYIHGGVGTLGGLYGGLQHHPHHIGGEEIIKGQFSSGKKNANDEKFEKSEGRKGDELNHNKAGFAKGEVLVKDFKGDSGRYNNVNGEKKVYEDGKEYQGGQHYNKEGKSGEEKTAKQGHKKGHKVKSFKNSHHKDETGKSEEYYDESHDEGGNYVFNGQSGSFGEQGASGFKGGHHDSKYNQAEAKKEGQFENKHSVEKVEGDQGKYGENKFAGNQALFGYKTGADEQSLLGHEESSKFVKSHPLVVPFYQP; via the exons ATGGACAAAGAGTTTggtttattgttgattttacCGATTGTTGTTTGCGTGCAAGTTACCAATCACCCGGTGTACAAATTTAG ATACGAAACTGAAGATCTGATGAAAACCGCCGCTTCGAATTTACCGGTTAGAGGATATCACGTCGTGGAAGGTGGTTACTATCCACAAATCGGAGCAGCTGGCGGAGGTTTCGGTTTCGCGGGATCGCCATTGGGTAACCAAGCATTCAG TGGTCAATTTCTAGGTCCTAATGTAGCGCTAGGTCAAGCCGTTCCTTTGGGAACAACCTTCGGAGGACAGATTATCCCGCAGTACATCCACGGTGGTGTTGGTACGTTGGGAGGTTTATACGGAGGTCTACAACATCATCCACACCATATCGGAGGCGAAGAAATCATCAAAGGTCAATTCAGTTCGGGGAAGAAGAACGCGAAcgatgaaaaattcgaaaaaagcGAGGGTAGAAAAGGGGATGAACTGAATCATAATAAAGCCGGTTTCGCTAAAGGGGAGGTTCTAGTTAAAGATTTCAAAGGCGATTCGGGGCGTTATAACAACGTAAACGGGGAGAAGAAAGTATACGAAGACGGTAAGGAATATCAAGGGGGGCAACATTACAATAAAGAAGGTAAAAGCGGGGAGGAGAAAACGGCGAAACAGGGACACAAAAAGGGACATAAAGTGAAGAGTTTTAAAAATTCCCATCACAAGGACGAAACCGGTAAAAGTGAAGAATATTACGACGAATCTCACGACGAAGGGGGTAACTACGTGTTTAATGGTCAATCGGGTAGTTTCGGAGAACAAGGAGCGTCAGGTTTTAAGG gcGGTCATCACGATTCGAAATATAATCAAGCGGAAGCTAAAAAAGAGGGACAGTTCGAGAATAAGCATTCCGTTGAAAAAGTCGAGGGCGATCAAGGAAAATACGGGGAGAATAAATTCGCCGGAAATCAAGCTTTGTTTGGGTATAAAACGGGGGCGGACGAACAGAGTCTTTTAGGGCACGAGGAGTCTAGTAAATTCGTCAAGTCTCACCCGTTGGTGGTGCCTTTTTACCAACCTTAG
- the LOC130447795 gene encoding uridine phosphorylase 1 isoform X2, with protein sequence MDDTVTENDDNTSEENESHIGIDRYPDGSVRLRNPHIELMDQDILYHLALGSESHDLVEMFGDVKFVCMGGTPKRMESFAEYIMKEIGHKLPTGTQLMDISQYSYRYSMYKVGPVLSISHGMGSPSIGILLHETIKLMYHAKCKDPIFFRIGTCGGIGLEGGTVVISDEACDGMLNKYYQVIVLGKMMRRPAKLDKKLVRELKALANPDDPYDTVSGTTMCADDFYEGQGRLDGAFCEYTEAEKMEYLERLRAGGVKNIEMESTMFAALTHHAGIRAGIVCVALLDRLKGDQVCTPKEVLTEWQLRPQILVARYIKRYLQTKGRLSFDGHGSMSVKSPRRFKLVQQESQTFE encoded by the exons atggaTGATACGGTAACTGAAAATGACGATAATACATCAGAAGAAAACGAATCTCACATAGGTATCGACAG ATACCCTGATGGATCAGTACGATTACGAAATCCGCACATCGAACTCATGGACCAAGATATTTTGTATCATCTCGCTTTAGGTAGCGAATCTCACGACCTCGTCGAAATGTTCGGCGACGTGAAG tTTGTATGCATGGGCGGTACGCCGAAAAGAATGGAAAGTTTTGCCGAATATATAATGAAAGAAATCGGTCACAAATTACCGACTGGTACCCAACTGATGGACATAAGTCAGTATTCCTACAGATACAGTATGTATAAAGTCGGACCGGTATTATCTATCAGT cACGGTATGGGAAGTCCATCTATCGGTATTTTGTTGCACGAAACAATCAAACTTATGTATCACGCTAAATGTAAAGATCCGATCTTCTTCAGAATCGGAACTTGCGGTGGAATCGGCTTGGAAGGTGGTACCGTCGTCATATCCGACGAAGCGTGTGACGGCATGCTGAACAAATACTATCAAGTg ATAGTATTAGGAAAAATGATGAGAAGACCAGCGAAGCTCGATAAGAAACTCGTGAGGGAATTAAAAGCCTTAGCTAATCCCGACGATCCATACGATACCGTTTCCGGTACGACCATGTGCGCCGACGATTTTTACGAag gTCAGGGAAGGTTAGATGGCGCTTTCTGCGAATACACCGAAGcggaaaaaatggaatatttagaACGTTTACGAGCAGGGGGTGTGAAAAATATCGAAATGGAATCGACCATGTTTGCCGCCCTTACCCATCACGCCGGAATCAGAGCTGGGATCGTGTGCGTCGCTTTACTCGATAGGCTCAAAGGAGATCAG GTGTGTACTCCGAAAGAGGTGTTGACAGAATGGCAACTGAGACCGCAAATTTTAGTAGCGCGTTATATTAAAAGATATCTACAGACTAAAGGACGACTCTCGTTCGACGGACACGGATCGATGTCTGTGAAGAGCCCCAGAAGATTTAAATTGGTCCAACAAGAATCTCAAACTTTCGAATGA
- the LOC130447795 gene encoding uridine phosphorylase 1 isoform X3, with amino-acid sequence MSISEEERDEYPDGSVRLRNPHIELMDQDILYHLALGSESHDLVEMFGDVKFVCMGGTPKRMESFAEYIMKEIGHKLPTGTQLMDISQYSYRYSMYKVGPVLSISHGMGSPSIGILLHETIKLMYHAKCKDPIFFRIGTCGGIGLEGGTVVISDEACDGMLNKYYQVIVLGKMMRRPAKLDKKLVRELKALANPDDPYDTVSGTTMCADDFYEGQGRLDGAFCEYTEAEKMEYLERLRAGGVKNIEMESTMFAALTHHAGIRAGIVCVALLDRLKGDQVCTPKEVLTEWQLRPQILVARYIKRYLQTKGRLSFDGHGSMSVKSPRRFKLVQQESQTFE; translated from the exons atgtCTATATCCGAGGAGGAGAGAGACGA ATACCCTGATGGATCAGTACGATTACGAAATCCGCACATCGAACTCATGGACCAAGATATTTTGTATCATCTCGCTTTAGGTAGCGAATCTCACGACCTCGTCGAAATGTTCGGCGACGTGAAG tTTGTATGCATGGGCGGTACGCCGAAAAGAATGGAAAGTTTTGCCGAATATATAATGAAAGAAATCGGTCACAAATTACCGACTGGTACCCAACTGATGGACATAAGTCAGTATTCCTACAGATACAGTATGTATAAAGTCGGACCGGTATTATCTATCAGT cACGGTATGGGAAGTCCATCTATCGGTATTTTGTTGCACGAAACAATCAAACTTATGTATCACGCTAAATGTAAAGATCCGATCTTCTTCAGAATCGGAACTTGCGGTGGAATCGGCTTGGAAGGTGGTACCGTCGTCATATCCGACGAAGCGTGTGACGGCATGCTGAACAAATACTATCAAGTg ATAGTATTAGGAAAAATGATGAGAAGACCAGCGAAGCTCGATAAGAAACTCGTGAGGGAATTAAAAGCCTTAGCTAATCCCGACGATCCATACGATACCGTTTCCGGTACGACCATGTGCGCCGACGATTTTTACGAag gTCAGGGAAGGTTAGATGGCGCTTTCTGCGAATACACCGAAGcggaaaaaatggaatatttagaACGTTTACGAGCAGGGGGTGTGAAAAATATCGAAATGGAATCGACCATGTTTGCCGCCCTTACCCATCACGCCGGAATCAGAGCTGGGATCGTGTGCGTCGCTTTACTCGATAGGCTCAAAGGAGATCAG GTGTGTACTCCGAAAGAGGTGTTGACAGAATGGCAACTGAGACCGCAAATTTTAGTAGCGCGTTATATTAAAAGATATCTACAGACTAAAGGACGACTCTCGTTCGACGGACACGGATCGATGTCTGTGAAGAGCCCCAGAAGATTTAAATTGGTCCAACAAGAATCTCAAACTTTCGAATGA
- the LOC130447797 gene encoding pseudouridine-5'-phosphatase-like — translation MTSNATICSKSRIFPVTHVLFDLDGIIIDSETIYEKISKDLAQEYGKTYSKQLKSKVMGTPEFETCKTIVDELNLPISPGEFLKKYEEKVLNELRHPALLPGVEDIVGHLHKHAVPIAIATSSRQDIMEMKTKPHRRLVDLFHHVVCGSSDPDVKNNKPAPDIFLVCASRFPENPDPSKCLVIEDSPNGVLAALNAGMQVVMVPNPDLDPRHPIRDKATLVLTSLEHFRPELFGLPAKK, via the exons atgacAAGTAATGCAACTATTTGTTCTAAATCCCGTATTTTTCCTGTGACGCACGTTCTATTCGATCTTGATGGCATCATCATCG ATTCCGAAacgatttatgaaaaaatatcaaaagatctCGCCCAAGAATACGGTAAAACGTACAGCAAACAACTCAAATCTAAAGTAATGGGAACCCCGGAATTCGAAACGTGCAAAACGATTGTCGACGAATTAAATCTACCGATAAGTCCgggggaatttttgaaaaaatacgaaGAAAAAGTGTTGAACGAACTTCGACATCCGGCATTATTGCCTGGCGTTGAAGATATCGTCGGACATTTGCACAAACACGCGGTTCCTATAGCGATAGCCACGTCTTCTAGACAG GATATAATGGAAATGAAGACGAAACCTCATCGGCGATTGGTCGATTTGTTTCATCACGTCGTGTGCGGTAGCTCGGATCCCgacgttaaaaataataaaccagCGCCcgatatatttttagtttgcGCTTCTAGGTTCCCAGAAAACCCCGATCCGTCTAAG TGTCTCGTAATAGAAGATTCCCCAAATGGTGTTTTGGCAGCTCTGAACGCCGGTATGCAAGTCGTTATGGTACCAAATCCGGATCTGGATCCTCGTCATCCGATACGAGATAAAGCAACTTTGGTACTTACGTCATTGGAACATTTTCGACCCGAATTATTCGGTTTACCAGCgaaaaaatga
- the LOC130447387 gene encoding ubiquitin carboxyl-terminal hydrolase 1: MTILENDVIPMRNKLSLTKTKYKTSDQLKRKYAFEEDSIPAKKQAFNEMLNGYRGEQRSNGDSSQDPPVATLSNMGNTCYLNSVLYTLRFAPTFLHNLHHLIGDLSLVSSKLNQTKAKTSSLGRNIGSITGPSSRSTSSKDLLSLGSSCDIIPKSKVQVVTEKLHELFMTMHTLEMKESNDPYQPVALLQAVREANSIFEGNNQQDAHELLVYLLDNIRETCDVLTQQVQQNPELLTETEALPTVNSSKIWNVRNSWKKSLKKKDKSTKESITEEQVNGSHITDAEDATSVDGSNSSTKRKLCYNFVAEDFEGITLRRTKCLECEGVTERKEPFYDIPVPISLKDEDAEDVNVSDIFRRACVTTEKLCDSNKYLCENCERYNEASREVLFEKLPNIMVLQLKRFTTSTMGVQKVNTYLPTPLALECFCESCCKVEENQSRIHRYKLCCVIMHLGGTMASGHYIAYVKATDHLEDYTDCTRDLPKGSLSASSSEKSLNILKFLKPRSLGGSLIDSRNGLTSRSVNSIRTCKSMDCCGVKINKNVVENVINSFSRKIVHDYKWHPNNNCASSPSSEDMWLECDDENVRALTTQEFIEELAHKPNSTSTPYLLFYAKITDQHTE; the protein is encoded by the exons ATGACAATTCTAGAGAATGATGTGATTCCTATGCGCAACAAATTATCTctgacaaaaacaaaatacaaaacaagcgatcaactgaaaagaaaatacgCCTTCGAAGAAGATTCCATTCCGGCTAAGAAACAAGCATTTAACGAAATGTTGAACGGTTATAGAGGAGAGCAGCGTAGCAACGGGGACTCTTCCCAAGATCCTCCGGTCGCTACTTTATCGAATATGGGAAATACTTGTTATTTGAATAGTGTTTTGTATACTTTGAGATTCGCGCCTACGTTCTTGCATAATTTACATCATTTGATCGGCGATTTATCTCTAGTCAGTTCGAAATTGAATCAAACTAAAGCCAAGACGTCGTCTTTAGGTAGAAATATTGGGTCAATTACGGGGCCGAGTTCCCGTAGTACGAGCAGTAAAGACTTGTTATCTTTAGGCAGTTCGTGTGACATTATTCCCAAATCGAAAGTGCAAGTGGTTACTGAAAAATTACACGAATTATTTATGACTATGCACACTTTGGAAATGAAAGAATCCAACGATCCCTATCAACCTGTGGCTTTGTTACAAGCCGTAAGGGAGGCCAATTCCATATTTGAAGGAAACAATCAACAA GACGCTCACGAACTCCTTGTATATTTATTGGACAATATTCGTGAAACCTGTGATGTTTTAACCCAACAAGTTCAACAGAATCCCGAATTACTCACCGAAACCGAAGCCCTACCTACAGTAAATAGCAGCAAAATATGGAACGTTCGAAATTCTTGGAAAAAGAGCCTCAAAAAGAAAGACAAATCAACAAAAGAATCCATTACGGAAGAGCAA GTAAACGGTTCCCATATAACCGACGCCGAAGATGCGACTTCGGTGGACGGCTCCAACAGCTCCACCAAGAGGAAACTCTGCTACAATTTCGTAGCCGAAGATTTCGAAGGAATAACGTTGAGACGCACCAAGTGTTTGGAATGTGAAGGCGTCACCGAACGCAAGGAACCTTTCTACGACATACCCGTGCCCATATCGTTGAAGGACGAAGACGCCGAAGACGTCAACGTCAGCGATATATTTCGAAGGGCGTGCGTCACTACCGAGAAATTGTGCGATTCCAATAAATATCTTTGCGAAAATTGCGAACGTTACAACGAGGCCAGCAGGGAAGTGCTGTTCGAGAAATTGCCTAACATCATGGTGTTGCAATTGAAGAGGTTCACCACGTCTACGATGGGCGTACAAAAAGTTAATACTTATCTACCGACGCCGTTGGCTTTGGAATGTTTTTGCGAGAGTTGTTGTAAG GTGGAAGAAAATCAATCGCGCATCCACCGATACAAATTGTGTTGCGTTATAATGCATTTGGGGGGTACGATGGCATCCGGACATTATATAGCGTACGTCAAAGCTACGGATCATTTGGAAGATTATACGGATTGTACGAGGGATTTACCGAAAGGTAGTTTATCGGCCAGCAGTAGCGAAAAAtcattgaatatattgaaatttttgaaaccgAGATCGTTGGGGGGTTCTTTGATTGATAGCAGGAACGGTTTGACGTCTAGGAGCGTCAATTCTATCAGGACCTGCAAGAGTATGGATTGTTGTGGG gttaaaatcaacaaaaacgtcGTGGAAAACGTGATAAACAGTTTTTCGCGTAAAATTGTCCACGATTACAAATGGCATCCGAATAATAATTGTGCGTCGTCGCCTTCCTCTGAAGATATGTGGTTGGAATGCGACGACGAGAACGTTAGGGCGTTAACGACTCAAGAATTCATCGAAGAGTTGGCCCACAAACCGAATTCGACGTCGACGCCCTATTTACTCTTTTACGCCAAAATAACCGACCAACATACTGAATAG
- the LOC130447795 gene encoding uridine phosphorylase 1 isoform X1 produces MMQKNGFSNYKNGENDRKNDISDFGNNQIENEEDTQYPDGSVRLRNPHIELMDQDILYHLALGSESHDLVEMFGDVKFVCMGGTPKRMESFAEYIMKEIGHKLPTGTQLMDISQYSYRYSMYKVGPVLSISHGMGSPSIGILLHETIKLMYHAKCKDPIFFRIGTCGGIGLEGGTVVISDEACDGMLNKYYQVIVLGKMMRRPAKLDKKLVRELKALANPDDPYDTVSGTTMCADDFYEGQGRLDGAFCEYTEAEKMEYLERLRAGGVKNIEMESTMFAALTHHAGIRAGIVCVALLDRLKGDQVCTPKEVLTEWQLRPQILVARYIKRYLQTKGRLSFDGHGSMSVKSPRRFKLVQQESQTFE; encoded by the exons ATGATgcaaaaaaacggtttttcgaACTATAAAAACGGTGAAAACGATcgtaaaaatgatatttccgATTTTGGGAATAACCAAATtgaaaatgaggaagatacgca ATACCCTGATGGATCAGTACGATTACGAAATCCGCACATCGAACTCATGGACCAAGATATTTTGTATCATCTCGCTTTAGGTAGCGAATCTCACGACCTCGTCGAAATGTTCGGCGACGTGAAG tTTGTATGCATGGGCGGTACGCCGAAAAGAATGGAAAGTTTTGCCGAATATATAATGAAAGAAATCGGTCACAAATTACCGACTGGTACCCAACTGATGGACATAAGTCAGTATTCCTACAGATACAGTATGTATAAAGTCGGACCGGTATTATCTATCAGT cACGGTATGGGAAGTCCATCTATCGGTATTTTGTTGCACGAAACAATCAAACTTATGTATCACGCTAAATGTAAAGATCCGATCTTCTTCAGAATCGGAACTTGCGGTGGAATCGGCTTGGAAGGTGGTACCGTCGTCATATCCGACGAAGCGTGTGACGGCATGCTGAACAAATACTATCAAGTg ATAGTATTAGGAAAAATGATGAGAAGACCAGCGAAGCTCGATAAGAAACTCGTGAGGGAATTAAAAGCCTTAGCTAATCCCGACGATCCATACGATACCGTTTCCGGTACGACCATGTGCGCCGACGATTTTTACGAag gTCAGGGAAGGTTAGATGGCGCTTTCTGCGAATACACCGAAGcggaaaaaatggaatatttagaACGTTTACGAGCAGGGGGTGTGAAAAATATCGAAATGGAATCGACCATGTTTGCCGCCCTTACCCATCACGCCGGAATCAGAGCTGGGATCGTGTGCGTCGCTTTACTCGATAGGCTCAAAGGAGATCAG GTGTGTACTCCGAAAGAGGTGTTGACAGAATGGCAACTGAGACCGCAAATTTTAGTAGCGCGTTATATTAAAAGATATCTACAGACTAAAGGACGACTCTCGTTCGACGGACACGGATCGATGTCTGTGAAGAGCCCCAGAAGATTTAAATTGGTCCAACAAGAATCTCAAACTTTCGAATGA